A stretch of Lathyrus oleraceus cultivar Zhongwan6 chromosome 6, CAAS_Psat_ZW6_1.0, whole genome shotgun sequence DNA encodes these proteins:
- the LOC127096057 gene encoding protein FAR1-RELATED SEQUENCE 1, which yields MDVKSVPEYYILKRWTKLARSETFHNVDVSYVEEDVDLSSAKRYKEICPRLIRIATEACRSPEAFTFLRKITNELNKHMLEFQKNPINISQVNEFIGKVKESTSIHDDLTQTKGFIKIEGKKSSKCLEGLVESQPPKRKKNLGSKASQVQENIHEDITKLNRPEKSEEDIFSTVTCYCFHLRVVRI from the exons ATGGATGTCAAATCAGTTCCAGAATATTATATCTTAAAAAGGTGGACAAAGTTAGCTAGAAGTGAGACTTTCCATAATGTTGATGTTAGCTATGTGGAAGAAGATGTTGATTTATCCTCAGCCAAACGCTACAAGGAAATTTGTCCTCGCCTTATTAGGATAGCCACTGAAGCATGCAGAAGTCCAGAAGCATTCACATTCCTTCGTAAAATCACTAATGAATTGAATAAGCACATGCTAGAGTTTCAAAAGAATCCAATTAATATTTCTCAGGTGAATGAGTTTATTGGTAAAGTTAAGGAGTCTACAAGCATCCATGATGATTTGACACAAACAAAAGGATTCATAAAAATAGAAGGCAAAAAGAGTTCAAAATGCCTAGAAGGTTTGGTAGAGTCTCAACCTCCCAAAAGAAAGAAAAATCTTGGCTCTAAAGCTTCACAAGTTCAG GAAAATATTCATGAAGATATTACAAAATTAAACCGTCCAGAAAAAAGTGAAGAAGACATATTTTCAACAGTGACCTGCTACTGTTTTCATCTGAGGGTTGTGCGGATATAG